One window of Vitis riparia cultivar Riparia Gloire de Montpellier isolate 1030 unplaced genomic scaffold, EGFV_Vit.rip_1.0 scaffold615_pilon_pilon, whole genome shotgun sequence genomic DNA carries:
- the LOC117910127 gene encoding disease resistance protein RPV1-like: protein MERLRLLKIYWSSGFLNYMGKQCQKLLLPEDFQFPSDYLRYLHWEGYSLKSLPSNFDGENLIELNLQHSNIEHLWQGKKYLEELKILNLSKSQQLNEIPHFSNMSNLEQLDVEGCRSLDNVDSSIGFLKNLTLLNLRGCQKIRSLPSTIQNLVSLKSLYIDGTAIEELPSLICHLTSLQLLSIRECENLKSLPSSICRLKYLEQLNLSDCSNLETFPEIMEDMECLKSLYLSGTCIKELPSSIEFLKHLAYLQLENCENLKSLPSNICRLKYLEQLNLFHCSNFETFPKIMEDMECLKSLYLSGTCIKELPSSIEFLKHLVDLHLVECENLRSLPSSICRLKYLEQLHLSGCSNLETFPEIMEDMECLKSLNLSGTCIKELPSSIGFLKHLVDLHLVECENLRSLPSNICRLKYLEQLHLSGSSNLETFPEIMEDMECLKSLNLSGTCIKELPSSIEFLKHLANLQLVKCENLRSLPSNICRLKYLEQLNLFDCSNLETFPEIMEDMECLKSLDLSGTCIKELPSSIEFLKHLTYLWLEKCENLRSLPSSICRLKYLEKLHLSDCPNLVTGDMENLINLGLLETQNMMDGVALSDLWRLSLLEDLDLSQNNMCHIPTAITQLCNLRCLNISHCKMLEEIPELPSSLREIDAHDCPIFGTLSNPFTLLWSFLLKWFKTVEPPLISRSINLGGNG from the exons ATGGAGAGACTtagattattaaaaatttattggagTTCGGGTTTTCTTAATTATATGGGAAAACAGTGTCAAAAGCTCCTCCTTCCTGAAGACTTTCAATTTCCTTCAGATTATTTAAGATATCTTCATTGGGAAGGATACTCTTTGAAATCCTTGCCTTCAAATTTTGATGGAGAGAACCTCATTGAACTCAACTTGCAGCATAGCAATATAGAACACCTTTGGCAAGGGAAAAAG TATCTTGAAGAGTTGAAGATcttgaatttatcaaaatctCAACAGTTGAATGAAATCCCACACTTCTCAAATATGTCAAATCTGGAGCAACTAGATGTTGAAGGTTGTAGAAGTTTGGATAATGTTGACTCATCTATTGGTTTCTTGAAGAATCTTACTTTGTTGAATTTGAGAGGGTGCCAAAAGATTAGGAGCTTGCCAAGTACAATTCAAAACTTGGTCTCTCTTAAAAGTCTTTATATAGATGGTACTGCTATTGAAGAATTACCCTCCTTAATCTGTCATCTCACCTCACTTCAATTGCTATCTATTCGTGAATGTGAAAACTTGAAGAGTCTTCCGAGCAgcatttgtaggttgaaataCCTTGAACAACTTAATCTCTCTGATTGTTCAAACTTGGAgacttttccggaaatcatggaggatatggaaTGCTTAAAGTCACTTTATTTAAGTGGAACGTGTATAAAAGAGCTTCCATCATCGATTGAGTTTCTAAAACATCTCGCTTATTTGCAGTTAGAGAATTGTGAAAACTTGAAGAGTCTTCCGAGCAAcatttgtaggttgaaataCCTTGAACAACTTAATCTCTTTCATTGTTCAAACTTTGAGACTTTTCCGAaaatcatggaggatatggaaTGCTTAAAGTCGCTTTATTTAAGTGGAACGTGTATAAAAgagcttccatcatcaattgagtTTCTAAAACATCTCGTTGATTTGCATTTAGTGGAGTGTgaaaacttgaggagtcttccgagcagcatttgtaggttgaaataCCTTGAACAACTTCATCTCTCTGgttgttcaaacttggagacttttccggaa atcatggaggatatggaaTGCTTAAAGTCGCTTAATTTAAGTGGAACGTGTATAAAAgagcttccatcatcaattgGGTTTCTAAAACATCTCGTTGATTTGCATTTAGTGGAGTGTgaaaacttgaggagtcttccgagcaacatttgtaggttgaaataCCTTGAACAACTTCATCTCTCTGGTTCTTCAAACTTGGAgacttttccggaaatcatggaggatatggaaTGCTTAAAGTCGCTTAATTTAAGTGGAACGTGTATAAAAgagcttccatcatcaattgagtTTCTAAAACATCTCGCTAATTTGCAGTTAGTGAAGTGTgaaaacttgaggagtcttccgagcaacatttgtaggttgaaataCCTTGAACAACTTAATCTCTTTGATTGTTCAAACTTGGAgacttttccggaaatcatggaggatatggaaTGCTTAAAGTCGCTTGATTTAAGTGGAACGTGTATAAAAgagcttccatcatcaattgagtTTCTAAAACATCTCACTTATTTGTGGTTAGAGAAGTGTgaaaacttgaggagtcttccgagcagcatttgtaggttgaaataCCTTGAAAAACTTCATCTTAGTGACTGTCCAAACCTAGTCACAGGGGACAtggaaaatttaataaatcttgGTTTATTGGAAACTCAGAATATGATGGATGGAGTAGCCCTAAGTGATTTATGGCGCCTATCCTTGCTGGAAGATTTAGATCTAAGTCAAAACAATATGTGTCACATACCTACTGCTATTACTCAACTATGTAATCTAAGATGCCTTAATATCAGTCACTGCAAGATGCTTGAAGAAATTCCAGAGCTTCCATCAAGTCTAAGAGAAATAGATGCACATGATTGCCCGATCTTTGGAACTCTATCAAATCCATTTACTCTTCTCTGGTCTTTTCTCCTCAAATGGTTCAAGACAGTTGAG CCTCCTTTGATATCGAGAAGTATTAATCTAGGAGGTAATGGA